The following DNA comes from Sulfurimonas hongkongensis.
CAAACAAGCATCAAGCTCTGATAGTTCTTGCAGAGTTTTTTCATCAACTACATCATCAACTAAGATAACTGCTAACGCTTCTGCATCTTTATTTCTTGCAAGCGAGAAGTCTGCAATATTAACATTGTTTTTAGCTAAAGTAGAACCTATACTTCCAATAACACCAGGAACATCACTATTTTTAAACAAAATCATATTGCCCTTTAGTGCCACTTCAATATCAAAACCATCTATTGCAACTATACGCTTAACGCCATCATCAAAGATAGTAGCACTTATAGTTGTAGTTCCCTCGGATGTAGTAAGTTTTACTGTTATAAGGCTCTTAAAGACTGATGAGTCGCTAAGCTCTTCTGATTCTATCTTGATACCTTTTTCTTTTGCAACAAACTCAGCGTTTACATAGTTTATAGTATCACTTGAACTCTCACTCATAGCGCCAACTGCAACAAAAGTAGAGAGAGACTCAACATACTTAGCTATCTCACCTTGACCGCTAACTTTTATAGCTACGATTTGAGACTGGTTTATTTGAGATGCCAAGAAACCAATTTTTTGTCCCATCTCAAGAAATGGTTTTACAAAAGGCGGGATCTTACTCTCATCTATTGGTAAGTTCATAGCATGAGCAAATGAGATGCCTTTAGCTGCTTCTATTGCATTTTGTGCCGCTTGAGTTCCAATGTTATACTGAGACTCATAAGTGTTTGCACCTAAGTGTGGAGAGACTATAATGTTATCAAGTTCTAGGAGTGGATGATCTATTGCTGGTTCTTTGTTAAAAACATCTATACCTGCAAAACGAATCTTTTTAGATTTTAGGTTATTATATAATGCTTCTTCGTTATAAAGCCCACCTCTTGCACAGTTTACTAAGACTACTCCATCTTTCATTTTCGCAATCTCTGGCTCATCTATCATGTTTAGAGTCTCTTTGTTTTTAGGCGTATGAATCGTAATAATATCACAAGCTAAAATATCTTCAAAATTTTTAGTATAAGTCATATCAAGATCAGTCACTTTTGATGGACGAATATATGGGTCATAAGCAATAATATCCATCTCAAAAGATTGAGCTCTCTTTGCTACACGTGAACCGATGTTACCAAAACCAATAACACCTAGTTTTTTACCCTTCATCTCATAACCGTACCATTTTTCTCTTTTCCAGATTCTTTGGTTTTTAAGGTGATCATGTGAGTATGGGAACATCCTCATACATGAGAGCATATGAGTCATTGTAAGCTCAACTGCAGCTATAGTATTTGCAGTTGGTACATTCATAACGATTATGCCCTCTTTTGAACATCCCTCGATATCAACATTATCAACACCAACACCAGCACGCACTATTGCTTTCATATTTTTTGCAGCTGCAATAAAAGTGGCATCAACATCTGTAGAACTTCTCGTTATTGCTACATCTGCATCAGATATAATATCAAGAAGTTTTACCTTATCCTCATCAGCCGCCATTATAAAGTTAATATTCTCATCATTTTTAAGCATCTCTAGACCAGCTTCATGAATATGGTCACAGACTACTATTGTATATTTTTTAAGACTAGGCATTTAGTGCCTCCCTATATGTAGTTTTCATTATTTTACACATCCTCTTTAAACAGCTCTACTTTTGCTGATATTTGATAATTTTTTAAAACCCTTACCAAAGAGTTTAGTCTCTCTACATCTTTAGAGTAGATAAGCAACTCTACACTATCTTTGTCTCTCATAAGATAATATTTCAAGCTATGCTGCTTTAGCTCCTCTTTTAAACAAAAGAGTTGGTATGGGTCTAAGAGCGAAGCTGAGAGCTTATAGATAGTTTCACTAACTATCTCCTCATCTAAGTCTAGCTCTATAAATACTTCATTTACAGGATAAAAATATCCTAGCGTTTGGGTTTTTGAAAAATGATTTAACCAAACATCTTGGGGTTTTTTCTGCGTGACTTCACTCTTATGTGTAAGTGGTTGCCCATAGTCTTGCTCGTATGAAGGATTTATAGAGATAAGAAAAAAGATGATAAAAATGGCAACTCCTAGTGCTAAGACTGGAGTGAACCATTTTAATATTTTTTGCATCTTATTTGAATTTGTCTTTTATAAGATCTCCTAGAGAGTTTGACGCCGTATCATTAATCTCATCTAAAAGTTCTTGATTTTTAATGTAGTCTAGTTTTTTAACAGATAGACGGATACGGTCTCTTTTTGTATCTATTACTGCGATTGCAGCCTCAATCTCTTGACCTACCTCTAACTCTTCTTTTACTAGTGGAGCCAAATCTTCATCACGAATAAGTGCATCAACACCATCTTCAAGTGACACAAAAACACCAAAATCTTTGATATCACGGATAGTTCCTTTGATAGCAGTGTTTACTTTGTGGTTAGTTGCAAATTTATCAATAGGACTCTCTAGTAAAGTTTTACGGTTTAGTGATATTTTTTGATCTTCTTCATTGATTTTAGCAATCTTTACTTCAACTTCTTCACCAACTTTTAAGACATCCCTACACTTAGTGTTTTTATCCCATGAGATATCTTGGTTATGCAAAAGCCCTTCTACTGAACCAACACGAACAAACGCACCAAAATCAGTTAGAGATGTAACCTCTCCAGTTACAACGTCGCCCTCTCTAAAGTTTTTGACAAATTCGTCAAATGGTTTTGGAAGAAGTCTCTTAAGTGAAACTCTAAGTTTATGAGTCTTAGGATTAATCTCAATAACTTCAACATCTATCTCTTGTCCAACACTTAAATAATCATTTGGGTTTTTAACATTTTTGTTCCAAGTGATTTCCGAGATATGTAGAAAACCTTCTATATCATTTCCTAAATCCACAAAAACACCATAAGCTTCAATATTTGAAACAGTTACAGTGATAGTATCACCTTCATCTAGCTCACTCTCAACTTCTGCCCATGGATCCGGTTGAACAGCTTTGATAGATAGAGAAAGATGTCTTTTGTCTTTATCATAAGAGATAGCTTTTACAGTTACTGTATCACCCTCATTGTAAAGTTTTGAAGGATTAACTGGACCTTTATAGCTGATTTCATTGTAGTGAACTAGCCCATCAACACCACCAACATCTACAAACATTCCATAGCTAGTGATTTTTTTGATATTTCCCTCAACGATAATATCGTCTTGCATTAGTTTGTCAATGATCTCTTTTTTCTTTTTTCTCTCTTCGTTAAACAATTTACGACGAGATACTACTATAGAATTTTCTTCTGCATCTACTTTTATTACTTGAGCTTTTATTTTACGACCAACTACATCATCACTCTCTTTAAAAGCAGCGAGTGAGCGGGGCATAAAGAAAGAAACATCATCAGCTTCTACTACATATCCACCACGATTTTTCTTAGTAATGACACCCTCAATAACTAAATCTTCAAAGTCTTCTTTGTGTGCATCAATAAAGTCAATGGTTTTTTGTAGCTCTAATACTTTTTTGTAAGAGATTTTAGGACGCTCATTGTAGTATCCCATAACCATTACTTTTATCTTATCGCCAGTATTAAACATCAAACTGCCATCTTTTGAGCGAATCTCATCAAGGTTTATAATACCCTCTAATTTATCGCCAACACCTACTAATGCTCTGTTCTCATCTTCTTGAACCTCAACTATCTCACCCTCTACGATGCGACTAGTTTCTTGTTGTTTCTCACTTGCAGCAAACATCTCTGCAAAATTTTCTTCTTCTTCGAATGATTCGTTATCGAACGCCATTGCCTATCCTCTTGTTACATAAAAATTGCGTGATTGTACCTTAATTATGTTTATTTTACTATAAATTTAAGAGTATAGGTTTGAAATTTTGATAAAAAAGCTATTTGTTAATATTGTTTTGTATGGAGTTTACTACATTTTGGATAATCCAATCAGGTGTAGACGCACCAGCACTAATGCCACAAAACTCTTTATCTATAAACCACTCATAATCCAAATCATTTTCATCTTCTATATGATAACTAGATGGACAAAAATCTTCTGAGATACTAAAGAGTTGCTTAGTGTTTGACGAGTTTTTTCCACCAATGATAATCATAATATCAGCTTTTTTAGAGATTTTTCTAACAGCCTCTTGGTTTTCAAAAGTAGCATTACAGATGGTGTTAAAAACTCTAACTTCTTTATGTCTAGGAATAAGATAGTTTGCAACTTCCATATAGTCTTCAACTCTTCTAGTAGTTTGGGCCACAAGAGCAACTCTCTCTTTTAGCTTTACGTCTTCTAAATCTTTGGGGCATGTTACAACTTTAGCTCCATAAGTAGCATAACTTTTAACTCCCTTTATCTCAGGATGAGCTTCATCTCCAAAGATAACAATGTCATAGCCAGCTTCGCTCATCTCTTGGCAAATCTGTTGTGGTTTTGTCACATAAGGGCAAGTTGCATCTACAACATCAACCCTGTTCTCTCTTAACTCTTCAAGCTCATTTTTTGGGATACCGTGAGTACGAATAACTGCCTTATCGCCTGTTTTAAAACTTTTATGGTCATCTGTGAGCCCAACCTTAAAATCTCTATCAAGTCTTGCAATCTCTTTTGAGTTATGTATGAGAGGTCCATAAGTAGCAGAGTTTTTATTCTCTTCTGCTATCTTAATAGCACGCTTGACTCCAAAACAAAATCCATAATTTTCAGCTAGTTCAATTTTCATATTATTTGTCTCCTTTTCTTTGAACAAGTCCAAAGAAAATTCCTCTCACTAAAGCTACGCCTGTCGGCGAGAGGCTTTTTTATATTTGTCTCCTTTTCTTTGAACAAGTCCAAAGAAAATTCCTCTTTATTTAAATTCTACTTTTGTTATCTTTTGTAGTAGTTCAAAAAAGTTTGGAAAAGATGTGTTGATGCACTCTATATTAGTAACATTCATCCCACATCTAAGCCCTGCGATGATAAAGCTCATAGCAATTCTATGGTCTCCATGGCTATCAACTCTTGCACTCTTCATCTCGCCACCTAGAACTTTATAACCATCTTTATACTCATGAACTTCTATGCCAGTTGAGCGTAGACCCTCAACTACTGTAGAGATTCTGTCGCACTCTTTTACACGTAACTCTTCGGCATTTTTAACTACACTCTCACCCTCTGCACATGCAAAAGCGATAGAGAGAGCTGGGAGTTCATCTATAAGCCATGAGATATTATCTTCTACTACGATGCCCTTAAGCGGAGCATATTTTACATGTATATCGCCTATTGGTTCATACTTGTTCTCAGTTAGCTCATAGCTAATATCCGCTCCCATTCTCTCAAGTGCCTTAAAAGCTTCAATGCGAGTAGGATTTAGTGTAACACCCTCTAAAACTATACTTGCATTAGGTGTGATAGCCGCGGCAACTGCAAAGAAAAAGGCACTTGATGGATCAACTGGAACTCTAATACTAAGAGGAGATAAAAGCTTTTTCATAGGAGTTATTGTAGTTTTTAGTCCATCAACCTTTATATCTGCTCCCATCCCTTTGAGCATTCTCTCAGTATGGTCACGAGAGAGCTCTGGTTCAGTGTATGAACAGACTCCATCAGCACTAAGTGCCGCTAAAATCATACAAGATTTAACTTGTGCAGATGCAATTTTACTCTCATAATCAAAGGCTTTAAGGCTAGCTCCACGAATACTAAGCGGTGCTAAGTTTGACTCATCTCTTCCATCTATAATAGCACCAATTTCACGAAGAGGCTCTGTTACTCTCTTCATCGGTCTTAGCCTAAGATATTTATCGCCAGTCAAGATAAAATGACCCTTTGCAGAACTTAAGAGTCCACAAAAAAGTCTGATACCAGTTCCAGAGTTTCCACAATCTAAAATCTCAAAAGACTCTTTAATGCCATCAGAGGTGATTTTTATACTATTTCCATCATCTTTAACTTTAGCTCCAAGATTTTTGATAATCTCTAAAGAGTTTAGAGTATCCTCAGCTCTTAAAAAGTTTTTTATCTCGCTAGTTCCATTAGCCAACATTGCAAACATAGCACAGCGATGTGATATTGATTTATCAGATGCGATATCATCTGTTTTTAGAAAAAAACTACTCGCATTGCTAACTATGACTTCACTCATCTAAGCCCTACTTTTAGCTCTTCACTCAGAGCTTTTAAAATAGTATCCATTGTTGATGTAATGTCTTCTTCTTCTAATGTTTTTTCATATGATTGAAGCACAAAACGGATAGAGAGACTCATATTTTTCCCTAAAGCTTTATCACTATACCTATCCACTGGATAAAATCTAACAAGCTCTTTTGTTGCATTTTTTTCAATCACGCTCTTAACTTCTTCATACTTCATAGATTTTGGCATTATAATACTAAGATCTCTTATCGATGCTTGGTATTTTGATGATGCTTTTGCAGTCTTGAGTCCATATGAGAGTTTTGTAAAGTCTAGCTCACAAAGGTAAGTAGCATAAAGGTCATAACTCTCTTCAACACTAGGATGCACACGAAAAAGCTCTCCAATTATTTCGCCGTTTTGTATAACTGAAGCACACTGATAGGTATGTGAAAGTTTATGTTTACTCTCATGCTCCTTTAGTTCAAACTCTCCTATAATATCTGAGATTTTTTGACTAAAGTGTGCAAAATTAACACTGTGAGGTTTTCCAGCGTTTAAAAGACTATCTTTTTCTTTATCCCCACTAAACATAAAAGCCATCTTTATAGATTCATCTCTAGTTGGACTAAAGACTGAGCCAACTTCAAATAGTTTTATGGAGTTTTTCCCATTTTTAACATTGTGTGAGGCAGCTTTAAGCAGACCAGTCATAAGTGTAGGTCGTAAAGTGTCAAGTGTGTTTACTATTGGATTTATTAACTCTAACTCTTCATGAATTGTCTCAAATCCATACTCCTTTAAAACCTTTTTTTCATCAAAAACAAAGGCTACATTTTCAAAAAAACCACTCTGTGCAGCTCTATGTCTATAGATAGTTCTTTTTTTGTATGCAAAATAATCATCTTGAAGTTTAGAAGATTCAGCAAAAACCAAAGGCTTAGATGGAATGTTGTCAATTCCGACAAGACGCACTATCTCTTCAACTATATCTTGCTTATGTGTGATGTCATGACGAAATCTAGGTACAGTTATAACAAAGTTGTCCTGAGATGATTTGTTTGTATCAAAGCCTAAGTTTCTTAAAATTTTAGTGATCCTAACTCTATCAATCTGGGCACCAATAATCTCATCTATCTCTTTTTTTGTAACTGTTATAATCTTATCTTCATAAGAGTCACCAAGCTCTATAGTTCCACCATAAACAAGTGAAGATGAGTATGATTCTATGATATTTAAACAAAAATCAAGTCCTTGATTAAGCTCAGGTTCACTTCCTCTTGATGTTCTATAGTACATAGGTCCAGAGTCTATCTTTGACTCTTGCATTTTTTTAGAGATAATATCTGGTGGAATATAACTAGCTTCTATTAAAATAGTACTCTCATCATCTTTTGCTTTAGACGCATCTTCTTGGATAATTCCAATAGTTGATGCTTTCTCATCTCTTGCATTAGAGTAGATACTTGCATAAGAATTTTCATCTTTTTTAAGCTCGATTTTTGCTATGGACTCGCCCTCGGTAGAGAAAAACCCATAATCATAAGCTCTTAAAATAACACCACTACTATGTGTTACATAGAGCATAAGCGACTCTATATCTGTGCCTCTTGATTCTTCTAACTGTGCTAATCTTAACTTAATAATAAGAGGAAGAGTTAACTCTTTTACATCAACTGCTCTGTAGCGAAGGTTTACATCAAGCTGAGTTTCATGTGAGAGGCTTAAAATTCGCCCTATTCCTACTCTTTTGTCTTCATCTTCATTTATCATAGTCTCTATAAGAGGTCTGTCATAAGCTGCGCTTAAATCTCTTGCAACACCTCTAATGCTAAGACAATCTCCACGATTTGCAGTTAGTTCTATCTCTATAAGCTCATCATTTAGTGTATCAATTGTGCAAACTTCTTGACCTAATTCATACTCGCCGATACTACTATCTAACTCTAAGATGCCTTCTTGTGCATCTTCTAGCCCTATCTCAGTAGCACTACAAATCATTCCTTCAGATTCAACACCTCGAAGTTTGACAGGCTTTATCACAACTCCACTTGGCATACATGCACCAATAGTTGCAACTGCCACATCAAGTCCAGCTCTCACATTTGAGGCACCACAAACAATTTGGCGAACACTTGTGCCAATATCAACCTTACAAATATTTAGCTTATCAGCATCAGGATGCTTTTCGCACTCCAAAACTCTACCTACTATTATTTTTTTAGCAACATTGTAGCTATGAATACGGTCAACTTCTAGCCCAATAGAGTTAAGCTTTTTAGCCAAATCCTCAGTTGTGACAGAGCTAAGATCTATCCACTCATTTAACCAACTTCTTGTAACTATCATTGAAACTGCTCCAGCAACTTTATATCTCCTTCAAAGAGTGAACGAAGATCTCCAATCTGATGGATAAGCATAGCAAATCTCTCAACACCCAAACCAAAAGCATAACCACTTACATTTTTATACTTAACCGCTTTAAAAACATTTGGATCAACTATTCCACATCCTAAAACTTCTAACCAACCTGTTTGAGAACAGACTCTACAGCCCTCACCTTTACAAAAAACGCAAGAGATATCAACTTCTGCTGATGGCTCTGTAAAAGGGAAAAATGATGGACGAAAGCGGACCTTAATATCACCAAACATATACTTCAAAAAGTCTTCTAAAATATACTTTAAATTGGCAAAAGAGACTTTGCTCTCATCATCAACTAAAAGACCCTCAACTTGATGAAACATTGGAGTATGAGTAAGATCATAGTCACGACGAAAAACAGCACCAGGAGCTATCATCCTGATGGGAGGTTTTTGAGCCATCATGGTTCTAATCTGAACAGGTGATGTATGTGTGCGAAGTAACATCTCATCTTTAAAATAAAATGTATCTTGCATATCACGAGCTGGATGATACTTTGGCAGATTCAAAGCTTCAAAGTTATTAAAATCATCTTCTATCATATCCCCAGTTTTAACTGCAAAATTCATAGCACAAAAGTACTCTACTATCCTATCCATTGTCTCCATTACAGGATGCAAAGCCCCTACTTCACTTTGCATGCTAAACATTGAGACGTCAATCGCCTCTGCTTGCATAGCTTTTTTTAGTTCTGCTGTTTGTAAGGTTACCTTTTTTGCACTAAGTTCACTCATTAAAGAGTTTTTATGCATATTTAAATCTTTTGCTATTTTAGATTTTTCTTGGCCTTTTGCATCTTTCATCTTGGCAAACTCTGCTGCTAAGACACCCTTTTTTCCAAATACACTGATGCGAATCTCTTCAAGAGCTTCAACACTCTTGACTTTGTTAATTTTGTCATACCACTCTTTCAATAGAGTCTCCATAATCATGAGGCAAATATGCCTCTTAAATTTTGAAATGATTATAGTCAATTATAATTTACATATAGCTTCATTTACCTATTTATGTGATATAATTTAATCAACACCCATAAAAATAAAAGGAAAAATATGTGTATATTTTGTAAAATAGTAAAAAAAGAGTTGCCTTCAAATGTAGTACTAGAAAATGATAAATTTCTCGCTTTTCATGATATAAACCCAAAAGCCCCTGTACATATTTTGGCCATTCCAAAGGCTCATGTAGATAGTTTTGATGAAGTTAGTAGCCAGACTATGGCTGGTATGACGGACTTTATTCAAGAAGTAGTAAAAGAGGTAAAAATCCAAAAAAGTGGCTATAGAGTTGTAACAAACATTGGTGAAAATGGTGCTCAAGAAGTCCCACACTTACATTTTCATATCTTAGGCGGAGCAAAACTTAAATGGGATCACTTTAGCGATGCAGATCCAAAAGGTCACTTCTAAGATGTATAAAAATGCATTGCTTTTAGTCTGCCTATCATCTATGCTTTTAGCGCAAAATATGCAAGACTTTAAAAAAGAGCAAATGCAAAACTTCAACTCTAAAACTACCGAGTTTGACACATATAAAAAGACTCAAGAGAGTGAGTTTGAGATTTATACAAAAGAACAAAAAAGAGTCTACAATGAGTATAAAAAAGGACTTGAAGTTTTTTGGGATGAACCTAAACTCTCAACTCCAAAAAATTGGGTATCTTATGAAAAAGATAAACAAACAAGAACAGATGTTGACTTTGAAAATGAGACAATTACCATAGAAGCTATTGCTAAAAGCCAAGAAGAAGCAAAGCAAAAACTCCAACTAGCCCTTGCAAAGACCATAACCATAGATACTAAAACTTTGCAAGATAGCGATCCATTAGAACTAAAGCTTAAAAAGATAAAAAAACCATCAGCAGTTGTAGACGCACAAGTAAAAGCTGAGCCTATACTCTCAACTGTGATTTTTGAAAAGACTCCTTCTCAAAAAGATGTTAAAGAGTATGTACAAAAGTATGTAGTTTATGATGATATAAAAGCAAAAAAATCATCTAAGATAGAAGATGCAAAAGTTTACACTTTAAATGTAACACTTCCAAAAGATACTATGATTAAACGCTCAAAAGTCTACTATGCTGATGTAAAAGAACATGCACAAAAACAAAAAATTCCAATCTCCCTTGTCTTTGCAGTTATGCAAACTGAGAGCAGCTTTAACCCAAGAGCGAGATCACATATTCCTGCATATGGGCTGATGCAGATAGTTCCAAAAACTGCCGGAATTGATACATATAACTTTTTATATAATGAAAAAAAACTTGTAAGCGGAACTTATCTCTACAATAGCACTAACAATATCACGATGGGAAGTGCTTATCTTCATATCCTCTACTACAGGTATCTAAAAGATATAAAAGACCCTACAAGTAGACTTTACTGCACGATTGCAGCGTATAATACTGGTGCTGGAAATGTTGCATGGGCTTTTACAAAAACATATAATATGAAAAAAGCAGCTCCACTTATAAACGAAAAAAAGCCCAAAGAAGTTTATAACAAGCTTTTAAAAGATTTGAGATTTGATGAACCTAAGCATTATTTAAAGAGAGTAAGTTCGAGAATGGGCTCTTATCATAAGCTTTATGGCATCTAAATCTTTATCTCTCTCAAGATGGACAAGACTCTATTTCGCCCATATCTATCTTTGAGCCTCCGCCTGAAATCATCTGCTCATTTTGACAGATTAGCTCTGAATTGTGAGTGATAGTGTAGGATATTGCAGTAGAGTCTCGGATAGTATTTATAGTTGAACAGTATGTCTCTAAAGATGCCATAACCCATCTTTTAGCCAACAAATCATCTCCATCAGAGTCAAAGCTATAAGACAGATGCAGGGTGTTAAATTTACATGGATGAGATTCACTTCTTACAACCTCCCCATCAACAACTAAATTTGTTACTGTTTTATCCTGATTTTTAGGAATTAAGACTATATCTGATGCACTACATGAGATTATTCCAGCTAAAAAATACTCTATAGGCGAGATAACTGGACAGTCTATTATAAAACTACTCTTTGAAGTTTTTGCCTCAAACTTCATGCCATCTTTGTGCTTTATACTTACTTTCATTGCTTATTATCCTTTAAAAATTTTCTAAAAAACTCTAACTGCTCTTTAGTTCTTACAGTCGAAGTTCCACCGGCTGAAGTTCTTGCATTCATAGAATTTTTAAGTACGAGATATTCTAAGACATCTTCATCTATTCTTGCGTCTATCTCTTTTAAGTATTTAAACTCTATATCACTCAAGTCAATACCTAGCTCCTCAGCTTTTGCAACTGCTCGACCTGTTATAAAGTGAGCTTCACGAAATGGGATGCCACATTTCTCAACCAGATAATCAGCCAAATCTGTAGCAGCTAAATGTCCAACCGAACAAGCACTTTGCATATTATGAGATTTTACTTCCATAGTTTTTATAGCTTCTTTTAAAATTTCAAGTGAGATTAGAGCAGTCTCAACTGAGTCAAAAACACCCTCTTTGTCCTCTTGAGTATCTTTGTTATAGGCTAGAGGAAGCCCTTTCATAACAGTGAGCAGTCCCATCAAGGAGCCATAGACACGACCAGTTTTTCCACGAAGAAGCTCTGGAACATCTGGATTTTTCTTTTGTGGCATTATAGATGAGCCAGTTGAGTACTCATCACTAAGTTCAATAAATGAGAATTCATAACTAGACCACATAACAAGCTCTTCACTAAGCCTTGAGATGTGCATCATCATAGTTGAGATGTTAAACAAAATCTCTAATGCAAAATCTCTATCACTCACAGTATCTAAACAGTTCACGCTCACACTATCAAACCCTAAAAGTTTTGCTGTCATGTCTCTATCGATTTTATGCGGAGTTCCAGCTAAGGCTGCACAACCAAGAGGAGAGACATTACATCTCTTATATGAGTCTTGTAATCTCTCTATATCTCTCTTAAACATAGAAAGATATGCACATAGATGAAAACCAAAGTTAGTAGGTTGAGCATGTTGCAAGTGCGTCATTCCGGGTATAAGCGTCTGGGTATGCTCATTTGCCACCACTAAAATCTCACTCATTAAAAGCTTTAGAGACTCTATAATATCCAAGTTTCTCTTTAATACCCAACGACGAAAATCAACTGCAACTTGGTCATTTCTACTTCTTGCAGTATGTAGTTTTTTCCCAGCATCTCCAATGATGGCAGTTAGGCGTTTTTCAATCCCCATATGCAAATCTTCATCATGGATACTCCAAACAAACTCACCTGATTCTATCTCGCTTTTTACTTGTGCTAAGCCATCTGTTATCTGAGTTAACTCTTCTTTAGTTAATATTTTTTGATGTGTTAGCATCTGTGCATGTGCTAGTGAGCCTTCTATATCTTCAATATAGAGTTTTCTATCATACATGATTGAAGCATTAAACTCATCTAATAAGTTTGATGCACTTGCTAAAAAGCGACCTGACCACATTTTTTTCATTTATATTCCTTGCTTTGCACTAGATTTTCTCGTAGAAAATAAGTTTTGTATTTTATCTAAAATATTTGAATTATAAATGAAGGCTAGTTACAAGCAGGGACATTTCCACTATCTTTGGCATACTCTAGTAAAAAATCTTCTAAATGTTTTGCTTTTTTAGTATATGAAGAGCTTTTAAAATACTTCCAAGACTCTTTTGCTTTTTCATCTTTAAGATGGATATATGCCAACTCTCTTCCTTTATCGCGCATAAGGTCTTCCCACTCATATGTGGTTTTTAAAGAGATAAATGTTTGACGTTGCTGATGGCACTCCACGCATTTTTTTATAAAGATCCTCTGCCCTTTATAAACTGCAGCGTTAGAATAAGAAGAAAAGATAAGAGCTATCGTAAGAGCTATAAAGATTTTTTTCATAAGACATACCTCGAGTATAATTATAGCTATATTACATTAGAAGATATTATAGAAAGCTTATGAAAACATCTAATCACGTCTTATTATTAAAAGCTAGAGTTGGAACTTATTATTTAGTTTTTCATCTAAATCCCAAAGCCCTTTATTTTTAAGAGATTTGACTACACTACTAGTACACTCTACATCATCTGGCCACTCTCTAGTAAATCCATCTATTTGGCTCTTATTTGTACCATCAACACCGACCATCAAGCCTGATATAAAGATATCTCTTTGAGCATCTATGTTATTTGTAACACGCCAAACCAACATGTATGGATTTATAATATCATTCTTTTTTTCATCCACAAATACTACAATT
Coding sequences within:
- the pheT gene encoding phenylalanine--tRNA ligase subunit beta, with the translated sequence MIVTRSWLNEWIDLSSVTTEDLAKKLNSIGLEVDRIHSYNVAKKIIVGRVLECEKHPDADKLNICKVDIGTSVRQIVCGASNVRAGLDVAVATIGACMPSGVVIKPVKLRGVESEGMICSATEIGLEDAQEGILELDSSIGEYELGQEVCTIDTLNDELIEIELTANRGDCLSIRGVARDLSAAYDRPLIETMINEDEDKRVGIGRILSLSHETQLDVNLRYRAVDVKELTLPLIIKLRLAQLEESRGTDIESLMLYVTHSSGVILRAYDYGFFSTEGESIAKIELKKDENSYASIYSNARDEKASTIGIIQEDASKAKDDESTILIEASYIPPDIISKKMQESKIDSGPMYYRTSRGSEPELNQGLDFCLNIIESYSSSLVYGGTIELGDSYEDKIITVTKKEIDEIIGAQIDRVRITKILRNLGFDTNKSSQDNFVITVPRFRHDITHKQDIVEEIVRLVGIDNIPSKPLVFAESSKLQDDYFAYKKRTIYRHRAAQSGFFENVAFVFDEKKVLKEYGFETIHEELELINPIVNTLDTLRPTLMTGLLKAASHNVKNGKNSIKLFEVGSVFSPTRDESIKMAFMFSGDKEKDSLLNAGKPHSVNFAHFSQKISDIIGEFELKEHESKHKLSHTYQCASVIQNGEIIGELFRVHPSVEESYDLYATYLCELDFTKLSYGLKTAKASSKYQASIRDLSIIMPKSMKYEEVKSVIEKNATKELVRFYPVDRYSDKALGKNMSLSIRFVLQSYEKTLEEEDITSTMDTILKALSEELKVGLR
- the pheS gene encoding phenylalanine--tRNA ligase subunit alpha; translation: MKEWYDKINKVKSVEALEEIRISVFGKKGVLAAEFAKMKDAKGQEKSKIAKDLNMHKNSLMSELSAKKVTLQTAELKKAMQAEAIDVSMFSMQSEVGALHPVMETMDRIVEYFCAMNFAVKTGDMIEDDFNNFEALNLPKYHPARDMQDTFYFKDEMLLRTHTSPVQIRTMMAQKPPIRMIAPGAVFRRDYDLTHTPMFHQVEGLLVDDESKVSFANLKYILEDFLKYMFGDIKVRFRPSFFPFTEPSAEVDISCVFCKGEGCRVCSQTGWLEVLGCGIVDPNVFKAVKYKNVSGYAFGLGVERFAMLIHQIGDLRSLFEGDIKLLEQFQ
- a CDS encoding histidine triad nucleotide-binding protein, yielding MCIFCKIVKKELPSNVVLENDKFLAFHDINPKAPVHILAIPKAHVDSFDEVSSQTMAGMTDFIQEVVKEVKIQKSGYRVVTNIGENGAQEVPHLHFHILGGAKLKWDHFSDADPKGHF
- a CDS encoding murein transglycosylase domain-containing protein produces the protein MYKNALLLVCLSSMLLAQNMQDFKKEQMQNFNSKTTEFDTYKKTQESEFEIYTKEQKRVYNEYKKGLEVFWDEPKLSTPKNWVSYEKDKQTRTDVDFENETITIEAIAKSQEEAKQKLQLALAKTITIDTKTLQDSDPLELKLKKIKKPSAVVDAQVKAEPILSTVIFEKTPSQKDVKEYVQKYVVYDDIKAKKSSKIEDAKVYTLNVTLPKDTMIKRSKVYYADVKEHAQKQKIPISLVFAVMQTESSFNPRARSHIPAYGLMQIVPKTAGIDTYNFLYNEKKLVSGTYLYNSTNNITMGSAYLHILYYRYLKDIKDPTSRLYCTIAAYNTGAGNVAWAFTKTYNMKKAAPLINEKKPKEVYNKLLKDLRFDEPKHYLKRVSSRMGSYHKLYGI
- a CDS encoding OsmC family protein, whose translation is MKVSIKHKDGMKFEAKTSKSSFIIDCPVISPIEYFLAGIISCSASDIVLIPKNQDKTVTNLVVDGEVVRSESHPCKFNTLHLSYSFDSDGDDLLAKRWVMASLETYCSTINTIRDSTAISYTITHNSELICQNEQMISGGGSKIDMGEIESCPS